Proteins from a single region of Bombus pascuorum chromosome 5, iyBomPasc1.1, whole genome shotgun sequence:
- the LOC132906675 gene encoding large ribosomal subunit protein uL22 isoform X2, giving the protein MGRYSHEPVNASKSCKARGSNLRVHFKNTHETARAIKNMPLRRAQKYLKNVIEHKECVPFRRFNGGVGRCAQAKQFGTTQGRWPKKSAEFLLQLLKNAESNADASGLDLDRLVINHIQVNHAPCLRRRTYRAHGRINPYMSSPCHIEVILTEKEDFVVKSPEEEPSKKKLSKKKLARQKEKMMRE; this is encoded by the exons ATGGGACGTTATTCTCACGAACCTGTAAATGCAAGCAAATCGTGCAAAGCACGTGGATCAAATCTACGAGTGCATTtcaaa AATACGCATGAAACAGCACGTGCTATTAAGAACATGCCTCTGCGAAGGGCGCAGAAATACCTCAAGAATGTTATAGAACATAAGGAGTGTGTACCATTCCGTAGATTTAACGGTGGTGTTGGCAGGTGTGCTCAAGCAAAACAATTCGGTACCACACAAG GTCGTTGGCCCAAAAAGTCAGCAGAATTTTTACTCCAACTGTTAAAAAATGCTGAGAGTAACGCCGATGCCAGTGGACTGGATCTCGACCGTCTTGTAATTAATCACATTCAAGTGAATCATGCCCCTTGTTTACGTAGAAGAACATACAGAGCTCATGGTCGTATTAACC CTTACATGAGTTCACCGTGTCACATCGAGGTAATTTTGACTGAGAAAGAAGATTTTGTAGTAAAGAGTCCGGAAGAAGAGCCATCAAAAAAGAAGCTCAGTAAGAAAAAACTCGCCAGGCAAAAGGAGAAAATGATgagagaataa
- the LOC132906660 gene encoding synaptic vesicle glycoprotein 2B, with translation MVESELNSKHNHKCDVKDERLNGCGSKDLELARIGTTGKTLDPEKGSIVKADFEKAIELTDYGKFHYFLLTVCGFVSTSEEMDVISMSFILPSAQCDLKLDTQAKGWLNSIIFIGMMAGAYAWGSVADALGRRKVLIAISFTNALCIVASSFSQSYELFMFFRFLNGAALGGSGPVIWSYFAEFQPKAKRGSMLSFMAAFWTLGNLFVAGLAWSIIPNDIGIVSSSFTYNSWRIFLLICAAPSFIVAGLLLLLPESPKYLLSCGRYEEALDIFRGIYAINTGKPRDSYTVKELILDDFQEPEPKKNTVEKNKYKTMLADIVDNSKQLFVSPILRFTVISIIINFTFHIGYYGLMMWFPELFNRFDEFHRDHPDEVASICQVTEYVVQKGSQSIENYCLDKIGASVFMESLITVASAIPANIVAVLGMDRLGRKFFLVFSTFSSGLCSIGLYFVYNKHHNLIVSAIFSGVISCGNAALDCLITEVFPTPLRATGIAISMVAARLGGIIGNIVIAQLLDMYCPAPTFIVAALLIGGGLLCLFLPNTTREPLS, from the exons ATGGTAGAGAGTGAACTTAATTCAAAGCACAATCATA AGTGTGATGTAAAAGACGAGCGGCTAAACGGCTGTGGCTCTAAGGATCTCGAACTTGCCC GTATTGGAACAACGGGCAAGACCCTAGATCCAGAGAAAGGATCCATCGTTAAAGCAGACTTTGAGAAGGCCATTGAACTTACCG ACTATGGCAAATTTCACTACTTCCTCCTCACGGTGTGCGGCTTCGTCAGCACCAGCGAGGAGATGGACGTAATCTCTATGTCCTTCATTCTACCTAGTGCACAATGTGACCTAAAGCTCGATACCCAAGCCAAGGGATGGCTCAATTCGATCATCTTTATCGGTATGATGGCGGGTGCTTACGCCTGGGGCTCCGTAGCGGATGCCTTAGGTCGTCGAAAGGTTCTCATCGCCATCTCCTTCACGAATGCCCTTTGCATCGTTGCCTCCAGCTTCAGCCAGTCCTATGAACTTTTCATGTTCTTCCGTTTCTTAAATGGCGCTGC ACTTGGTGGCAGCGGACCTGTGATCTGGTCATATTTCgctgaatttcaaccaaaggCAAAACGAGGCTCCATGCTGTCCTTCATGGCTGCATTCTGGACACTTGGAAACCTCTTTGTTGCTG GTTTAGCATGGTCGATCATCCCTAACGACATCGGTATCGTAAGCTCATCGTTCACGTACAATTCTTGGCGAATCTTCCTGCTGATCTGCGCTGCTCCATCGTTTATCGTCGCGGGGCTACTCCTGCTGCTCCCTGAATCCCCCAAATACCTCTTGTCCTGCGGAAGATACGAAGAAGCACTCGATATTTTCCGTGGGATCTATGCCATTAACACTGGCAAACCGCGTGATAGTTACACg GTAAAGGAATTAATTTTGGATGACTTCCAAGAACCGGAACCGAAGAAGAATACCGTcgaaaaaaacaaatataaaacaatgcTCGCTGACATCGTAGACAACAGCAAACAACTGTTCGTCTCACCGATACTTCGTTTCACCGTAATATCGATCATCATCAATTTCACTTTTCACATCGGTTATTACGGTCTCATGATGTGGTTTCCGGAATTATTCAATCGTTTCGACGAATTCCATCGTGATCATCCTGATGAAGTTGCTTCGATATGTCAAGTGACCGAATATGTAGTTCAAAAAGGTTCTCAAAGTATCGAGAATTATTGCTTGGATAAAATTGGCGCTTCCGTTTTTATGGAATCGTTGATTACCGTTGCATCCGCCATACCCGCAAATATCGTCGCTGTTTTAGGAATGGATCGTCTTGGTCGTAAATTCTTTTTAG TGTTCAGTACATTTTCATCAGGACTCTGTTCAATCGGACTGTATTTCGTATACAACAAGCACCATAATCTGATCGTTTCGGCAATCTTTAGCGGTGTGATAAGCTGCGGAAACGCAGCCTTAGACTGTCTAATAACCGAAGTTTTCCCGACGCCACTTCGCGCTACAGGAATTGCTATTTCCATGGTCGCGGCACGTCTCGGTGGAATTATTGGTAACATCGTGATAGCTCAACTTCTGGACATGTATTGTCCAGCACCAACTTTTATCGTTGCTGCTCTTCTAATAG GTGGAGGATTATTGTGCTTATTCTTACCAAACACAACACGAGAACCACTTTCTTGA
- the LOC132906675 gene encoding large ribosomal subunit protein uL22 isoform X1 produces MTMGRYSHEPVNASKSCKARGSNLRVHFKNTHETARAIKNMPLRRAQKYLKNVIEHKECVPFRRFNGGVGRCAQAKQFGTTQGRWPKKSAEFLLQLLKNAESNADASGLDLDRLVINHIQVNHAPCLRRRTYRAHGRINPYMSSPCHIEVILTEKEDFVVKSPEEEPSKKKLSKKKLARQKEKMMRE; encoded by the exons ATGAC GATGGGACGTTATTCTCACGAACCTGTAAATGCAAGCAAATCGTGCAAAGCACGTGGATCAAATCTACGAGTGCATTtcaaa AATACGCATGAAACAGCACGTGCTATTAAGAACATGCCTCTGCGAAGGGCGCAGAAATACCTCAAGAATGTTATAGAACATAAGGAGTGTGTACCATTCCGTAGATTTAACGGTGGTGTTGGCAGGTGTGCTCAAGCAAAACAATTCGGTACCACACAAG GTCGTTGGCCCAAAAAGTCAGCAGAATTTTTACTCCAACTGTTAAAAAATGCTGAGAGTAACGCCGATGCCAGTGGACTGGATCTCGACCGTCTTGTAATTAATCACATTCAAGTGAATCATGCCCCTTGTTTACGTAGAAGAACATACAGAGCTCATGGTCGTATTAACC CTTACATGAGTTCACCGTGTCACATCGAGGTAATTTTGACTGAGAAAGAAGATTTTGTAGTAAAGAGTCCGGAAGAAGAGCCATCAAAAAAGAAGCTCAGTAAGAAAAAACTCGCCAGGCAAAAGGAGAAAATGATgagagaataa
- the LOC132906665 gene encoding dual specificity mitogen-activated protein kinase kinase dSOR1 has protein sequence MSKNKLNLTLPPGSIEPVPVVSPSPPVPPLPIYSEPPVIPDGVMGKMSIDAIQERLKELEMDEEQKKRLESFLGQKEKVGELCDEDFEKLGELGAGNGGVVMKVRHKKYGLIMARKLIHLEVKPAIKKQIIRELKVLHECNFAHIVGFYGAFYSDGEISICMEYMDGGSLDLILKKAGRIPEPILSTITSAVLKGLSYLRDKHAIMHRDVKPSNILVNSAGEIKICDFGVSGQLIDSMANSFVGTRSYMSPERLQGTHYSVQSDIWSLGLSLVEMAIGMYPIPPPDEKTLAAIFSSPPGQPPVENVATNNASTPTTQSPGHNTGSPRPMAIFELLDYIVNEPPPKLPAGIFSDAFTDFVDRCLKKNPAERADLKTLMNHEWIKKAESENVDIAGWVCRTMDLQPTTPTRLANVQS, from the exons ATGTCAAAAAACAAGTTAAATTTGACACTGCCACCTGGTTCGATAGAACCAGTTCCAGTTGTGTCACCGTCACCACCAGTACCACCATTACCCATTTATTCTGAGCCGCCAGTAATTCCAGA CGGAGTTATGGGAAAGATGAGCATAGATGCCATTCAAGAAAGATTAAAGGAATTAGAAATGGATGAGGAACAAAAGAAGAGACTAGAAAGCTTCTTAGGTCAAAAAGAAAAGGTCGGAGAATTATGTGATGAAGATTTTGAAAAACTTGGAGAACTTGGTGCCGGTAATGGCGGTGTTGTCATGAAAGTGAGGCACAAAAAATATGGACTTATAATGGCAAGAAAG CTAATACATCTAGAAGTCAAACCTGCcattaagaaacaaataattagaGAACTGAAAGTTCTGCATGAGTGCAATTTTGCACACATAGTTGGCTTTTATGGTGCTTTCTATAg TGATGGAGAAATTAGTATATGTATGGAATATATGGATGGTGGTTCATTAGATTTAATACTGAAAAAAGCTGGAAGAATTCCAGAACCTATATTAAGCACAATTACTTCAGCA GTTTTAAAAGGTTTGAGCTATTTGCGAGATAAACATGCAATTATGCATCGGGACGTAAAACCAAGCAATATCTTGGTAAATAGTGctggagaaataaaaatttgtgatTTTGGTGTCTCTGGGCAATTAATTGATTCCATGGCTAATTCATTTGTTGGGACAAGAAGTTATATGTCG CCAGAGAGATTACAAGGCACACATTACTCTGTACAAAGTGATATTTGGTCCCTAGGACTATCACTTGTGGAAATGGCAATTGGAATGTATCCAATTCCACCCCCTGATGAAAAAACTTTAGCTGCGATATTCAGCTCTCCACCAGGTCAACCACCTGTGGAGAATGTTGCTACAAATAATGCTTCTACTCCGACAACGCAATCACCTGGACACA atacAGGTAGCCCAAGACCAATGGCTATATTTGAATTGTTGGattatattgtaaatgaaCCACCACCAAAATTGCCTGCTGGTATCTTCAGTGATGCTTTTACAGATTTCGTGGATCGTTGCTTGAAGAAAAATCCCGCAGAAAGAGCAGATTTAAAAACGTTAATG aaCCACGAATGGATAAAGAAAGctgaatctgaaaatgtagaTATTGCTGGTTGGGTATGTCGTACAATGGATCTTCAACCAACTACTCCAACCCGTTTGGCGAACGTACAATCCTGA
- the LOC132906682 gene encoding sodium/potassium-transporting ATPase subunit alpha-like → MFHAANKVLKRSPSQISKKKLTDEEIRELQQELTTQDHMIPLEQLCKKLNTNVVTGLTKEEATKVFLEVGPNALTPPKVIPEYIKLIKCMFHGFAGLLWVCSLLCYILYGISMATEGEGGGTEWLGLIIMLICLFSGFCSYIQESKNTKVMESFQKMVPTFAMVIRGGVKMRIPAEDIVPGDLVEIKTGDKIPGDIRIIECQGLRVENSSITGESEPVPRTDYPTDENPLESSNVAFFSSFAVDGTGVGIVMTTGDQTMIGRLAGLTTYLEKSETPIAKEIKHFVQIIITIAVLFGVLFFGLSLLLTPNIVKASTYLLGIIIANVPEVLLVTVTTSLTLTAQKMANKNCLVKNLEAVETLGSTSIICSDKTGTLTQNRMTVSNLWVGFTRYNCPPDQMLGIEKTLLMEKPAFQVILKNATLCLRAEFTTESILLKPIEERNVIGDASETGILKFCEHIHSTEPFRDMYPKVAEIPFSSINKYHMSIHRDSNGYIIILKGAPEVILEKCTHILTTEGETKEMTPSDHSTCRQACEELGYLGERVLAYCDLHLPSYTYGLDYEFNTDSPSSYNFPNEGYRFVGLISLLDPPRPAVPEAVRKCRTAGIKVIMVTGDHPVTAMAIAKKVGIISEGHETRYERKLIQSKSYSQVTNSDEHATIITGCELRNMDTIELDDLIKRYQEIVFARTSPQQKLYIVESCQRLGEIVAVTGDGVNDSPALRKADIGVAMGITGSDVAKNAADMILMDDNFASIVTGIEEGRLIFDNLKKSIVYTLTSSVPEMLPMLSSILFVIPLPFILEMILCVDIGTDLLPAIALAYEKAESDIMYRPPRNPQYDQLVNKRLISVAYGQIGMTQSLAAFYTFFLILMLNGFLPDRLLGLRLDWENKSINDLQDSYGQTWTYDTRMDLLNEARTGYFLTIVITQLIDLIMCKTRVNSILQQGMDNWFLNFAFIFEIILTGILLYVPGTEKIFKTMPLSSYWYWPCLPLGAFLWIYDELRRLCIRKIPGGIIEQETYY, encoded by the exons atgTTCCATGCAGCAAATAAGGTTCTAAAAAGATCACCCAGTCAAATCAGTAAGAAAAAGCTTACTGATGAAGAAATCAGGGAACTTCAACAAGAATTGACAACACAGGATCATATGATTCCTTTGGAACAGTTatgtaagaaattaaataccaaTGTAGTTACTGGTCTAACTAAAGAAGAGGCAACCaaagtttttcttgaagtggGTCCAAATGCTCTGACACCACCAAAAGTAATTCCGGAATATATCAAACTTATAAAGTGTATGTTTCATGGATTCGCTGGTTTGTTGTGGGTTTGTTCATTATTATGCTATATTTTGTACGGAATTAGCATGGCGACAGAAGGTGAGGGTGGTGGCACAGAATGGTTAGGACTTATTATTATGCTAATCTGCCTATTTTCTGGTTTTTGCTCGTATATACAAGAGAGCAAAAATACAAAG GTGATGGAATCTTTTCAAAAAATGGTTCCAACTTTTGCTATGGTAATACGGGGAGGTGTTAAAATGCGGATTCCAGCTGAAGACATAGTCCCAGGCGATTTAGTGGAAATCAAAACTGGGGATAAAATACCAGGCGATATCAGGATTATCGAATGTCAAGGACTCCGAGTCGAAAATTCAAGTATCACTGGTGAAAGCGAACCAGTACCTCGTACAGACTATCCTACAGACGAGAATCCCCTAGAATCCTCTAATGTTgccttcttttcctctttcgctGTGGATGGCACTGGTGTTGGAATTGTAATGACTACTGGTGACCAAACAATGATAGGTCGTCTTGCTGGACTTACAACATACCTTGAAAAATCCGAAACGCCAATAGCCAAGGAGATCAAACATTTTGTTCAAATAATCATCACTATTGCTGTATTATTTGGGGTATTATTCTTTGGCTTATCATTGTTACTTACTCCCAACATAGTGAAAGCATCTACTTATTTACTTGGCATCATCATAGCCAACGTGCCAGAAGTTTTATTGGTAACTGTTACTACAAGTTTGACATTAACAGCCCAGAAAATGGCTAACAAGAATTGTTTGGTTAAGAATTTAGAAGCAGTGGAGACATTAGGATCCACATCAATTATATGTTCAGATAAGACAGGAACTCTTACACAAAACAGGATGACCGTGTCCAATTTATGGGTTGGCTTCACCAGATATAATTGTCCCCCTGATCAGATGTTAGGTATTGAGAAAACTTTATTAATGGAGAAACCAGCTTTCCAAGTGATACTCAAGAATGCCACCCTTTGTTTGAGGGCAGAATTCACCACTGAATCTATCTTACTGAAACCAATCGAGGAACGAAATGTGATTGGTGATGCTTCTGAAACAGGTATTCTCAAATTCTGCGAGCACATTCACTCAACAGAGCCATTCCGAGATATGTATCCAAAAGTTGCAGAAATTCCTTTTAgctctataaataaatatcacatGTCGATACACAGAGACAGCAATGGATATATAATAATCCTGAAAGGTGCTCCAGAGGTGATCTTGGAAAAGTGCACTCACATACTGACCACAGAaggagaaacaaaagaaatgaCACCATCAGATCACTCAACATGTCGACAAGCTTGTGAAGAATTAGGCTACCTGGGTGAACGTGTGTTAGCCTACTGTGATCTTCATCTGCCCAGTTATACTTATGGTCTAGACTATGAGTTTAACACTGATTCTCCAAGTTCATACAATTTTCCTAATGAAGGTTACAGATTTGTTGGATTAATAAGTCTCTTAGATCCACCAAGACCAGCTGTTCCTGAAGCTGTGAGAAAATGTCGCACAGCTGGTATCAAAGTGATCATGGTAACAGGCGACCATCCGGTAACTGCAATGGCTATAGCGAAAAAGGTCGGTATAATAAGTGAAGGACACGAAACTAGGTACGAACGTAAGTTAATACAGAGCAAATCGTATTCTCAAGTAACCAATTCTGACGAACACGCGACTATCATTACCGGTTGCGAATTACGGAATATGGACACTATAGAATTAGATGACCTTATAAAGAGGTACCAAGAGATCGTTTTCGCAAGAACATCTCCGCAACAAAAACTATATATTGTGGAAAGTTGCCAGCGATTGGGTGAAATTGTCGCAGTGACTGGCGATGGCGTAAATGATTCACCGGCATTAAGAAAAGCAGATATTGGCGTGGCTATGGGTATTACTGGTTCTGACGTAGCGAAAAATGCAGCCGATATGATCCTGATGGACGATAACTTTGCATCGATCGTGACTGGTATTGAAGAAGGTAGATTGATATTTGACAATCTTAAGAAATCCATTGTTTACACTTTGACGTCTAGTGTGCCTGAAATGTTGCCAATGTTGAGCAGTATTCTATTCGTCATTCCTTTACCCTTTATTCTTGAGATGATCCTCTGCGTAGATATAGGAACGGATTTACTTCCTGCTATAGCATTAGCATATGAAAAAGCCGAATCCGATATCATGTATCGGCCACCAAGGAATCCTCAATATGATCAACTAGTAAACAAACGTTTAATATCTGTAGCCTATGGTCAGATTGGAATGACTCAATCTTTAGCTGCATTTTACACTTTTTTCCTAATTCTTATGTTGAATGGATTTTTACCTGATCGTTTGCTAGGATTAAGATTAGATTgggaaaataaatcaattaacgACTTGCAAGATTCTTATGGTCAAACTTGGACCTATGATACTAGAATGGATTTACTAAATGAAGCTCGTACCGGATATTTCTTAACTATCGTTATAACACAACTTATAGATTTGATAATGTGTAAAACGAGAGTGAACTCGATTCTACAGCAAGGAATGGATAAttggtttttaaattttgcctTCATTTTCGAAATTATCTTAACTGGTATATTGCTATATGTGCCAGGAACTGAGAAGATATTTAAAACTATGCCATTAAGTTCTTATTGGTACTGGCCATGTCTACCACTTGGTGCATTTCTTTGGATATATGACGAATTAAGAAGATTATGTATTCGGAAGATTCCTGGTGGAATTATAGAACAGGAAACTTACTACTGA